In Mongoliitalea daihaiensis, one DNA window encodes the following:
- a CDS encoding toxin-antitoxin system YwqK family antitoxin, whose translation MASVKILFAILLLCFFSMPELSAQEQEIVTVYNGSTEYVGQGVLINGRRHGEWKIFSRKPQKPAAIPYVPQSSNQRVSDKQLKKHFNMNQPHQVVHYRNGILNGEFQEFYQSGAIKFRVNLVSGKVDGNYEAFYEDGSQQVKGFFRQDKPHQEWHRFFANGVQESLEYYYNGLKVGDWKWFHENGEPRETIAFIQDAKHGAYQSFFRNGQLQEQGTFDKNEKVGVWQSFFDNGQLASQESFSFGMPDGKWEYYTIDGKLLAGGTYSLGKKLGTWIEETGLDDELLRTGFYLEDVKSGTWKVVNRQGHVFQEEVYSEGKLLAVSKFMEINGQVKDAGSLANGDGERIFYDAEGRVIQKGGFEKGIPHGVWLYFEGESSNLEKLGGYLEGNAHGEWLTYNAEGKVVNREYFEYGEQIKEDVLKDDGTVRSAPLLSQSPTLDSNSAMHRQGAGNYLSNMFYSSRYAGN comes from the coding sequence ATGGCCTCTGTTAAAATTTTATTCGCTATTTTATTGCTTTGTTTCTTTTCAATGCCTGAGCTTTCAGCCCAAGAACAAGAAATTGTTACCGTTTATAATGGTTCAACTGAATATGTTGGGCAGGGGGTGTTGATCAATGGTCGTCGACACGGAGAATGGAAGATTTTTAGTAGAAAGCCCCAAAAACCTGCTGCAATTCCTTATGTTCCTCAATCTTCCAATCAACGAGTTTCGGATAAGCAATTGAAAAAACATTTCAATATGAATCAACCCCATCAGGTGGTTCATTATAGGAATGGGATTTTGAATGGGGAATTTCAAGAATTTTATCAATCCGGAGCAATTAAGTTTAGAGTCAATTTGGTTTCTGGAAAAGTGGATGGTAATTATGAAGCATTTTATGAGGATGGTAGCCAACAAGTAAAAGGGTTTTTTCGTCAGGACAAACCGCATCAGGAGTGGCATCGGTTTTTTGCTAATGGCGTACAAGAGTCTTTAGAGTATTACTACAATGGTTTGAAAGTAGGAGATTGGAAATGGTTTCATGAAAATGGGGAGCCAAGAGAAACCATTGCTTTTATTCAAGATGCTAAGCATGGTGCTTATCAATCATTTTTCCGCAATGGTCAATTGCAAGAACAGGGAACTTTTGATAAAAATGAAAAAGTAGGTGTTTGGCAAAGTTTTTTTGACAATGGGCAATTAGCTTCTCAAGAAAGTTTTTCTTTTGGTATGCCGGATGGAAAATGGGAATATTATACAATAGACGGTAAACTTTTAGCTGGAGGTACTTACAGTCTAGGTAAAAAGCTGGGAACCTGGATAGAAGAGACCGGCCTAGATGATGAATTATTACGAACAGGATTTTATCTGGAAGATGTCAAATCAGGTACATGGAAAGTGGTCAACCGTCAAGGCCATGTTTTTCAGGAAGAAGTGTATAGTGAAGGTAAGCTTTTGGCAGTTAGTAAATTTATGGAAATCAATGGTCAAGTAAAGGATGCGGGATCCTTAGCTAATGGTGATGGGGAACGAATTTTTTACGATGCTGAAGGTAGAGTTATCCAAAAAGGGGGATTTGAGAAGGGAATTCCTCACGGTGTTTGGCTGTACTTTGAAGGAGAAAGTAGCAATTTGGAAAAACTTGGAGGCTACTTGGAAGGAAATGCGCACGGTGAGTGGCTCACTTACAATGCTGAGGGAAAAGTAGTGAATAGAGAATATTTCGAATATGGTGAACAAATTAAGGAAGATGTTTTGAAAGATGATGGAACTGTGCGCTCAGCCCCTCTTTTGAGCCAAAGCCCTACGTTAGACTCTAATTCAGCCATGCACCGTCAAGGAGCAGGTAATTATCTTAGTAATATGTTTTACAGTTCCCGTTATGCTGGTAATTAA
- a CDS encoding glycerophosphodiester phosphodiesterase — protein MTKQLSIFVLFLLISIQVSAQFSYDLQGHRGSRGIMPENTIPAMIKALDLGSTTLELDLAITKDGFVILSHEPYMNPVICLDPKGNEIPMENKSHNIYQLTYQEILAYDCGSKFHAGFPEQVKFFATKPKLEDLFVVIEKYVHDNGLQQPFYNIEIKSSAEGDGVYHPTVPEFSEKVVQIIEKHVGWDRVNIQSFDFRVLKYLRSTYPQVPLAMLITNAGNYEAYLNELGFQPEIYSPYFTGLTATIVQSLQAKGMKVIPWTVNTTEQMEALLEMGVDGIITDYPNLAPKF, from the coding sequence ATGACTAAGCAACTTTCTATTTTCGTCCTTTTCCTTTTAATTTCCATCCAAGTGAGTGCACAATTTTCGTACGATCTCCAAGGTCATAGGGGCAGCAGAGGTATTATGCCTGAAAACACGATACCTGCTATGATCAAAGCATTGGATTTGGGTTCTACCACCTTGGAACTAGATTTAGCCATTACCAAAGATGGATTTGTAATTCTTTCCCACGAGCCTTACATGAATCCAGTGATTTGCTTAGACCCTAAGGGAAATGAAATCCCTATGGAAAATAAGTCTCATAATATTTACCAACTGACCTATCAGGAGATTTTGGCATACGATTGTGGGTCCAAGTTTCATGCAGGATTTCCGGAGCAGGTGAAGTTCTTTGCTACCAAACCTAAGTTGGAAGATTTGTTTGTGGTAATAGAAAAATATGTCCATGATAATGGTCTTCAGCAACCTTTTTACAATATTGAAATTAAGAGTTCTGCGGAAGGCGATGGCGTATACCATCCAACTGTCCCAGAGTTTTCGGAAAAGGTAGTTCAGATCATAGAAAAGCATGTGGGCTGGGACAGAGTCAATATACAATCTTTCGACTTTCGAGTGTTGAAGTACCTCCGATCAACTTACCCTCAGGTTCCCTTAGCGATGTTGATTACCAATGCAGGGAATTACGAAGCATATTTGAATGAATTAGGCTTTCAACCGGAGATTTACTCTCCCTATTTTACAGGCTTGACGGCTACCATTGTCCAATCTCTGCAAGCAAAAGGCATGAAAGTCATCCCTTGGACAGTCAATACAACCGAGCAAATGGAGGCATTGCTGGAAATGGGGGTAGATGGGATTATTACGGACTATCCGAATTTGGCGCCAAAGTTTTGA
- a CDS encoding DUF4221 family protein, whose amino-acid sequence MRILLSFYCVLWLVSCQSSVKSDFDLTLEVSSYPLDGAAYMIFDMPNHVHIDTLVSFDPNQRKVVKIPLLGGTPTERSLLFDFDMYPNTFYYINSDSLLFSTGDILFLTDQSGNQFHSVRLFKNLDAIKAEVYTEFPYDGFSDHLFYDESSQSVLYYFAKRSQVEKRKVFGKIDVRSGDWESLPIYHPKEYTGVPLNYTTFPSVTGTSNGLAYIYSISSTIVSYDAPSKSQKEILIKSFEGKQHAEPQTNRDTWPTSYFEDWVLSSPNYLKLIYDPYRKVYYRFSQSALNRSADGEDYYTFLVKNREVYLSILDEEFNLMYNKMLPKGKYDPTKSFVFSKGLWIPLELTTLEEEDGLYGDLFQIVK is encoded by the coding sequence ATGCGAATTTTACTGTCTTTTTATTGTGTCTTATGGTTGGTTTCTTGTCAATCCAGCGTAAAAAGTGATTTTGATTTAACCCTTGAGGTGTCGAGTTATCCTTTAGACGGAGCTGCTTACATGATTTTTGATATGCCTAATCATGTTCACATTGATACGTTAGTCAGTTTTGATCCCAATCAAAGAAAAGTTGTAAAAATCCCTCTTTTGGGCGGAACTCCCACTGAAAGAAGTCTTTTATTTGATTTCGATATGTATCCAAATACTTTTTACTATATCAATTCCGATTCTCTATTGTTCTCAACTGGAGATATTTTATTCCTTACTGACCAAAGTGGTAACCAATTCCATAGTGTCAGGTTATTTAAAAATCTTGATGCAATAAAAGCGGAGGTTTACACCGAATTTCCCTACGATGGATTCTCAGACCATTTATTTTATGATGAGAGTTCACAATCTGTTTTGTATTATTTCGCAAAGAGAAGCCAAGTAGAAAAAAGAAAGGTATTTGGTAAAATAGATGTAAGATCAGGTGATTGGGAGAGCCTTCCCATTTATCATCCAAAGGAATATACAGGTGTTCCATTGAATTATACCACGTTTCCAAGTGTAACAGGGACTTCGAATGGGTTGGCTTATATATATTCCATTTCCTCTACAATTGTCAGTTATGATGCTCCTTCCAAAAGTCAAAAGGAAATCCTGATAAAAAGCTTTGAAGGTAAGCAGCATGCAGAACCACAGACCAACAGAGATACTTGGCCAACAAGTTACTTTGAAGATTGGGTTCTTTCGTCTCCTAATTACTTGAAGCTTATTTATGACCCTTACAGGAAAGTTTACTATCGCTTTTCTCAATCTGCATTGAACAGGTCAGCTGATGGGGAGGATTACTACACTTTTTTAGTGAAGAACAGAGAAGTGTATTTGTCTATTTTGGATGAGGAGTTTAATCTAATGTACAATAAAATGCTTCCCAAAGGGAAGTATGATCCGACAAAGAGTTTTGTTTTTTCAAAAGGATTATGGATACCTTTAGAATTGACCACTTTGGAAGAGGAAGATGGGCTTTATGGGGATTTATTTCAAATTGTTAAATAG
- a CDS encoding adenosine kinase, with the protein MKKYDVVGVGNALVDIEFKVSDKFFEDNQVEKGLMTLVDEERQNSLMSVINTEQAKKQCGGSAANTVIAVSQFGGKSYYCCKVANDELGHFYLQDLADSGVDNNLQVDKLQDGITGKCLVMVTDDSERTMNTFLGITQNFSVAEVNEAAIKDSKYLFIEGYLVTSPNGKEAMMHAKKIAEEAGTKVALTFSDPAMVKYFKNAFEDVIGPSVDLLFANEEEALLFTGKETLAEAREEMKKAAKHFVITQGKNGAMIFDGDTFIDIEPYKTVAVDSNGAGDMFAGAFMYGITNGHSYASSGKLASMASSRIVSQFGPRLKWHEAKEILTRLNP; encoded by the coding sequence ATGAAAAAATACGATGTAGTAGGTGTGGGTAACGCCTTAGTGGACATAGAATTTAAAGTAAGCGATAAATTCTTTGAGGATAATCAGGTAGAAAAAGGTTTGATGACCTTGGTAGATGAGGAGCGTCAGAATTCTTTGATGAGTGTCATCAATACCGAACAGGCAAAAAAGCAATGCGGTGGATCGGCTGCCAATACAGTAATTGCCGTAAGTCAGTTTGGAGGAAAGTCTTACTATTGCTGTAAGGTTGCTAATGATGAATTAGGACACTTTTATTTGCAGGATTTGGCTGATTCAGGTGTTGATAATAATCTTCAAGTAGATAAGTTGCAGGATGGAATCACAGGCAAGTGCTTGGTAATGGTGACGGATGACTCCGAACGCACGATGAACACGTTCTTGGGGATTACTCAAAATTTCTCAGTTGCTGAGGTCAATGAAGCAGCTATCAAAGATTCCAAATATTTATTTATCGAAGGATACTTGGTGACTTCCCCCAATGGTAAAGAGGCCATGATGCATGCGAAAAAAATCGCTGAGGAAGCTGGTACAAAAGTAGCGTTGACATTCTCTGACCCTGCTATGGTGAAGTATTTCAAGAATGCGTTTGAAGACGTGATTGGACCGAGTGTAGATTTATTGTTTGCCAACGAGGAAGAAGCTTTGTTGTTTACAGGGAAAGAAACCTTGGCCGAAGCAAGAGAAGAGATGAAAAAGGCAGCAAAGCACTTTGTCATTACCCAAGGGAAAAATGGAGCGATGATTTTTGATGGTGATACGTTCATTGATATCGAGCCTTACAAAACTGTCGCTGTGGATAGTAATGGGGCAGGAGATATGTTTGCCGGTGCATTTATGTATGGCATTACCAATGGTCATAGTTATGCATCAAGTGGTAAGCTAGCTTCCATGGCAAGTTCAAGAATTGTAAGCCAGTTTGGTCCCCGATTAAAATGGCATGAAGCAAAGGAAATTCTTACACGATTGAATCCGTAA
- a CDS encoding M16 family metallopeptidase produces MRKFTFFFSLVFLVSSLSWAQTKIEFKEMTLENGLHVIMHQDNSTPIVAVSVLYHVGSKNERPDRTGFAHFFEHLLFEGTENIPRGEYMNKIQAIGGTLNAFTSNDITYYYEIVPSNQLETALYMESERMLHPKIDQIGVDTQREVIKEEKRQSYDNRPYGTILPETMKRAFLEHPYQWPVIGSMDHLDAAQLQEFMDFHKSYYVPNNAVLTIAGDIDFAQTEAWVKAYFAEVPKGPADFYRPAIKEPKKTTETRDIVYDNIQIPAIIQAYNLPKKNHPDSYAMSMLSTYLTGGNSSLMTKELVDKQQKALAVAAIPLDLEDGGVFLMYAITNMGIEPKDLENEMDGLLAQVQKNGISEEDFLKLQNIIENNVVSQNASMAGIAQNLAEAKVFFGNTNYINQTLDQYRKVTREDIQRVANEYLTLDGRVVLYYLPKSAQVEE; encoded by the coding sequence ATGAGAAAGTTTACCTTCTTTTTCTCTCTGGTCTTTTTGGTGAGTTCACTCAGCTGGGCACAGACAAAAATCGAATTCAAGGAAATGACCTTGGAGAATGGTTTACATGTGATTATGCATCAAGATAACAGTACGCCTATTGTGGCAGTATCTGTATTGTATCATGTTGGTTCTAAAAATGAGCGTCCTGACCGAACAGGTTTTGCACACTTCTTTGAGCACTTATTATTTGAGGGAACTGAAAATATTCCTCGTGGTGAGTACATGAATAAGATACAAGCAATCGGTGGTACCTTGAATGCTTTTACCTCCAATGATATTACCTATTATTATGAAATTGTACCATCCAATCAATTGGAAACAGCTCTTTACATGGAGTCAGAGCGTATGCTCCATCCTAAAATTGATCAGATTGGGGTAGATACGCAACGTGAAGTTATCAAGGAAGAAAAAAGACAATCTTATGATAACCGTCCATACGGTACCATTCTTCCTGAAACTATGAAGCGTGCGTTTTTAGAGCATCCCTATCAGTGGCCTGTCATTGGGTCAATGGATCATTTGGACGCTGCGCAGTTGCAAGAATTCATGGATTTTCACAAATCATATTATGTACCTAACAATGCAGTATTGACCATTGCAGGTGATATTGACTTTGCTCAAACAGAGGCTTGGGTAAAGGCATACTTTGCAGAAGTTCCAAAAGGCCCTGCAGACTTTTACAGACCTGCAATAAAAGAACCTAAGAAAACTACTGAAACAAGGGATATCGTTTATGATAATATTCAAATTCCAGCGATTATTCAGGCTTACAATTTACCTAAAAAGAATCATCCAGATTCTTATGCAATGTCGATGTTATCCACTTATCTGACAGGGGGTAATTCTTCTTTAATGACCAAAGAGTTGGTAGACAAGCAACAGAAAGCATTGGCAGTGGCAGCCATTCCATTGGACTTGGAAGATGGCGGGGTGTTTTTGATGTATGCTATTACCAACATGGGAATCGAACCTAAGGATTTGGAAAATGAAATGGATGGTTTGCTAGCTCAGGTGCAAAAAAATGGCATTTCCGAGGAGGATTTTTTGAAATTGCAAAACATCATTGAAAATAATGTGGTCAGTCAAAATGCTTCTATGGCAGGTATTGCTCAGAATTTGGCAGAGGCTAAAGTGTTTTTTGGGAATACCAATTATATCAATCAGACGCTAGACCAATATAGAAAGGTGACTCGGGAAGATATTCAGCGAGTAGCGAATGAGTATCTGA